From the Halalkalicoccus sp. CGA53 genome, one window contains:
- a CDS encoding transcriptional regulator: protein MDDRTTRERIVSRLRSEPATPSALATAFGITAGSALSHVEHVSRSLEHDEEQLLVAPPECRDCGFSAFDDPLNRPSRCPECKSESIEEPAFTIE, encoded by the coding sequence ATGGACGACCGGACGACCCGCGAGCGGATCGTCTCGCGCCTCCGATCCGAACCCGCCACGCCCAGCGCGCTCGCCACCGCCTTCGGCATCACCGCTGGCTCCGCGCTCTCTCACGTCGAACACGTCTCCCGTTCGCTCGAACACGACGAGGAGCAGCTACTCGTCGCCCCGCCGGAGTGTCGCGACTGTGGCTTCTCGGCGTTCGACGACCCGCTCAACCGGCCCTCGCGGTGTCCGGAGTGCAAGAGCGAGTCGATCGAGGAACCGGCCTTCACGATCGAGTGA
- a CDS encoding PH domain-containing protein — MSGLEGEDWLHLTEDEEVRWSGRPSLVTILPELLAGGVLVAIGIAVVALFSEASAAVVIGLLVVLSGLAIAGLAYLRWWRLMYVITTQEIYVKEGLVSRDVTQIRLDRVQNTTYNQSVLQRLLSIGTVVLYTAGSGTMDIEMKDVPRPERVTGILTGLLDEARRPGAGR; from the coding sequence ATGAGCGGTCTCGAAGGTGAGGACTGGCTCCACCTCACGGAGGACGAGGAGGTCCGCTGGTCGGGCAGACCGTCGCTCGTGACGATCCTCCCCGAACTGCTCGCCGGCGGGGTGCTCGTCGCGATCGGAATCGCCGTCGTCGCCCTCTTCTCCGAGGCGAGCGCCGCGGTCGTCATCGGCCTGCTGGTCGTCCTCTCCGGTCTCGCCATCGCCGGCCTCGCCTACCTCCGGTGGTGGCGGCTCATGTACGTCATCACGACCCAGGAGATCTACGTGAAAGAGGGGCTGGTCTCGCGCGACGTCACCCAGATCCGGCTCGATCGAGTCCAGAACACGACCTACAACCAGTCGGTGCTCCAGCGCCTGCTCTCGATCGGCACCGTCGTCCTCTACACCGCCGGATCGGGGACGATGGATATCGAGATGAAAGACGTCCCCCGTCCCGAACGCGTGACTGGGATCCTCACCGGCCTGCTCGACGAGGCGAGACGACCGGGTGCCGGGAGATAG
- a CDS encoding coiled-coil protein: MVDASKNVELTEEDLESDSKGKLIKLAGKLRDRRNDLNQMASKRASKRDELNAKTREKVDAAQEHREKRDELNEQVQEHKKQRNELNAEANELFSKVDRMKSDLEIDEGTDLEQLKEEIEQLEFKQQTEVLSAEDERELIETIERKREEYLDRKEKMSQHGELDELKAEAEEVRSEASKHHQKVTELADKAQEHHNQMIEAYREADDVRDEADEMHESFVEAQEAADRHHEDFVRVQKRLRQLDKKEKDRREGKRAEKREAEKQEAQEIYDRFKEGETLDTEDLMKLQRTGLL; encoded by the coding sequence ATGGTAGACGCGAGTAAGAACGTAGAACTGACAGAGGAAGACCTTGAGAGCGACTCGAAAGGGAAGCTCATCAAGCTCGCAGGAAAGCTCAGAGACCGACGGAACGACCTGAACCAGATGGCGTCGAAACGCGCCAGCAAACGCGACGAACTCAACGCCAAGACGCGCGAGAAGGTCGACGCCGCTCAGGAGCACCGGGAGAAACGCGACGAGCTCAACGAGCAGGTCCAGGAGCACAAGAAACAGCGCAACGAGCTGAACGCCGAGGCGAACGAGCTGTTCAGCAAGGTCGACCGGATGAAATCCGACCTCGAGATCGACGAGGGAACCGACCTGGAGCAGCTCAAAGAGGAGATCGAGCAGCTCGAGTTCAAACAGCAGACGGAGGTGCTCTCGGCCGAGGACGAGCGCGAGCTGATCGAGACGATCGAGCGAAAGCGCGAGGAGTACCTCGACCGGAAGGAGAAGATGTCCCAGCACGGCGAGCTGGACGAGCTCAAAGCGGAGGCCGAGGAGGTCCGCTCGGAGGCGTCGAAACACCACCAGAAGGTGACCGAGCTCGCCGACAAGGCCCAGGAGCACCACAACCAGATGATCGAGGCCTATCGCGAGGCCGACGACGTCCGCGACGAGGCCGACGAGATGCACGAGTCGTTCGTCGAGGCCCAGGAGGCGGCCGACCGCCACCACGAGGACTTCGTCCGTGTCCAGAAGCGACTCCGCCAGCTGGACAAGAAGGAGAAAGACCGCCGCGAGGGCAAGCGCGCCGAGAAGCGCGAGGCGGAGAAACAGGAAGCCCAGGAGATCTACGACCGGTTCAAGGAGGGCGAGACCCTCGACACCGAAGACCTCATGAAGCTCCAGCGGACCGGCCTGCTCTAG
- a CDS encoding deoxyribonuclease IV, translating into MRVGAHVSIAGGVGNAVPRQLDVGGNCGQIFTTSPQVWAHPEIDEGDAEAFREGTRESLDGPWVIHSSYLVNLCTPKEELRGKSVASMQAELDAAEELGVEFVNVHLGAHTGAGVEGGIENAASALDDLDVPEGVTILIESDAGSGTKLGGEFEHLASVLELSEQDLDVCVDTAHTFAAGYDLSTEEAVEATVSEFDEVVGVEHLRCIHLNDSKHACGTNKDEHAHIGEGLIGEEGMAALINHPELADVPLVLETPTEDGRSYEWNIARVRELRNGA; encoded by the coding sequence ATGCGCGTCGGAGCACACGTCTCGATCGCTGGCGGCGTCGGAAACGCCGTCCCGCGACAACTCGACGTCGGCGGGAACTGCGGACAGATCTTCACCACCTCCCCTCAGGTCTGGGCACACCCGGAGATCGACGAGGGCGACGCCGAAGCGTTCCGCGAGGGGACCAGAGAGAGCCTCGACGGTCCGTGGGTGATCCACTCGTCGTACCTCGTGAACCTCTGTACGCCGAAGGAGGAGCTACGAGGGAAGTCGGTCGCGAGCATGCAGGCGGAACTCGACGCCGCTGAGGAACTGGGCGTCGAGTTCGTGAACGTCCACCTCGGTGCGCACACGGGTGCGGGCGTCGAGGGTGGCATCGAGAACGCCGCGAGCGCGCTCGACGACCTGGACGTGCCGGAGGGCGTGACGATCCTGATCGAGAGCGACGCGGGGTCGGGGACGAAACTCGGCGGCGAGTTCGAGCACCTTGCGAGCGTTCTCGAACTCTCGGAGCAGGACCTCGACGTCTGTGTCGACACCGCCCACACCTTCGCGGCGGGCTACGACCTCTCGACCGAGGAGGCAGTCGAGGCGACCGTCTCGGAGTTCGACGAGGTGGTCGGAGTAGAGCACCTCCGGTGTATCCACCTGAACGACTCGAAACACGCCTGCGGGACGAACAAGGACGAACACGCCCACATCGGTGAGGGGCTGATCGGCGAGGAGGGGATGGCGGCGCTGATCAACCACCCGGAGCTCGCGGACGTCCCGTTGGTGCTCGAGACGCCCACCGAGGACGGCCGGAGCTACGAGTGGAACATCGCGCGGGTGAGAGAGCTCAGAAACGGCGCCTGA
- a CDS encoding class I SAM-dependent methyltransferase: MRRFDAEYLASTRRGMWEQREALSGLDLDGRTRILDVGCGTGELTRVLVDESPAAVVGVDADTDLLAHAREHAPVLAGDARRLPVLDDAFDLVVCQALLINLPDPRRSVREFRRVSSDLVCAIEPDNGEVRVESTVEDEGALERRSRSRYIEGVETDVTLGARARALFEEAGLSGVRTIRYDHEKRIEPPYDEPALKAVRRKATGAGLDSDRETLLSGPLTAEGFDELRERWRVVGHEAVSQMQEGTYRRTETVPFYVTVGRV, from the coding sequence ATGCGCCGATTCGACGCGGAGTACCTCGCCTCGACCCGACGCGGGATGTGGGAGCAGCGGGAGGCGCTCTCCGGACTGGATCTCGATGGGAGAACGAGGATACTCGACGTCGGCTGTGGCACCGGCGAACTCACCCGGGTGCTCGTCGACGAGTCACCCGCAGCCGTCGTCGGTGTAGATGCGGACACGGACCTCCTCGCGCACGCCCGCGAGCACGCACCGGTTCTCGCCGGCGACGCCCGGCGGCTCCCCGTCCTCGACGACGCGTTCGACCTCGTCGTCTGTCAGGCCCTGCTGATCAACCTCCCGGATCCTCGTCGATCGGTCCGCGAGTTCCGCCGGGTCTCCTCCGATCTCGTCTGTGCGATCGAGCCCGACAACGGCGAGGTGCGCGTCGAGTCGACCGTCGAGGACGAGGGGGCACTCGAACGCCGATCTCGCTCGCGATACATCGAGGGCGTCGAGACTGACGTGACCCTCGGCGCGCGTGCGCGAGCACTGTTCGAGGAGGCCGGTCTATCGGGGGTCCGGACGATCCGGTACGACCACGAGAAACGGATCGAGCCGCCCTACGACGAACCTGCGTTAAAAGCCGTTCGACGAAAAGCGACCGGTGCGGGGCTCGACTCCGACCGCGAGACGCTGCTCTCGGGGCCGCTCACCGCGGAGGGGTTCGACGAACTGAGAGAACGGTGGCGAGTGGTGGGCCACGAGGCGGTCTCACAGATGCAGGAGGGAACGTACAGACGGACCGAGACGGTCCCGTTCTACGTCACCGTCGGCAGGGTGTGA
- a CDS encoding MBL fold metallo-hydrolase — MSVTHEGLTFERLGHASVRIETGEGLVLYIDPWSDVVEGEPGDADYVFVTHDDFDHYDPDGIEAVSGEGTTVAAYEAIDTSDLDRDVHALPHEGETTVGEIEVRTVPAYNRSDGEHVTDEGEPFHAEGEVIGLFLTLDGTTIYYPSDTDFLTEHESIRADVFLPPIGGHYTMDREEAAEFVRSVDPDLVLPVHYDTFDPIETDAGAFADDLEIEGYRVELF; from the coding sequence ATGTCCGTCACACACGAGGGGCTGACGTTCGAGCGACTCGGGCACGCGAGCGTGCGTATCGAGACGGGAGAAGGACTCGTGCTCTACATCGACCCGTGGAGCGACGTCGTGGAGGGCGAGCCGGGCGACGCCGACTACGTCTTCGTCACCCACGACGACTTCGACCACTACGATCCCGACGGGATCGAGGCGGTGTCGGGAGAGGGAACGACGGTCGCGGCGTACGAGGCGATCGATACCTCGGATCTGGATCGGGACGTTCACGCGCTCCCGCACGAGGGCGAGACGACGGTCGGGGAGATCGAGGTTCGAACCGTCCCGGCGTACAACCGGTCGGACGGCGAGCACGTGACCGACGAGGGCGAACCGTTCCACGCCGAGGGCGAGGTGATCGGGCTGTTCCTCACGCTCGACGGAACGACGATCTACTACCCCAGCGACACCGACTTCCTCACCGAGCACGAGTCGATCCGTGCCGACGTCTTCCTTCCGCCGATCGGCGGCCACTACACGATGGATCGGGAGGAGGCCGCCGAGTTCGTCCGCAGCGTCGATCCCGATCTGGTGTTGCCGGTCCACTACGACACGTTCGATCCGATCGAGACGGACGCGGGGGCGTTCGCGGACGACCTCGAGATCGAGGGCTATCGAGTCGAACTGTTCTGA
- a CDS encoding nucleotidyltransferase family protein, producing the protein MDAVVLAGGYATRLWPITRNRPKMFLPVGERAVIDHIFEELERDDRIEDVYVSTNERFAGPFEEHLAESEFEKPRLSVEETSDEDEKFGVVGALAQLVEREGLSRDTIVVAGDNLISFDLAEFVDFFEAKGSPTLAAYDVGSADRASAYGVVELDGEEVVAFEEKPDEPPSTLVSIACYGFPAETLPLLSEYLADGNNPDEPGWFVAWLVERGPVYAFTFEEAWYDIGTPESYLEAVSWYLDGENYVHPDATVERAELAGDVHVMAGATVENARVTRSVVFEDAVVRNGEIRDTLIDRETQVQGIDLSGAVIGAHTKLNAS; encoded by the coding sequence ATGGACGCAGTCGTACTCGCGGGGGGGTACGCCACCCGGCTCTGGCCGATCACGCGCAATCGACCGAAGATGTTCCTCCCGGTCGGCGAACGGGCGGTCATCGACCACATCTTCGAGGAACTCGAGCGGGACGACCGGATCGAGGACGTCTACGTCAGCACGAACGAACGGTTCGCCGGTCCGTTCGAGGAGCATCTCGCGGAGAGCGAGTTCGAGAAGCCGCGCCTCTCGGTCGAGGAGACCTCCGACGAGGACGAGAAGTTCGGCGTCGTTGGCGCGCTCGCCCAGCTCGTCGAGCGCGAGGGGCTCTCGCGGGATACGATCGTCGTCGCCGGGGACAACCTGATCAGCTTCGACTTAGCGGAGTTCGTCGACTTCTTCGAGGCGAAGGGGAGCCCGACGCTCGCCGCGTACGACGTCGGCTCGGCCGACCGCGCGAGCGCGTACGGGGTCGTCGAACTCGACGGCGAGGAGGTCGTCGCCTTCGAGGAGAAGCCGGACGAACCCCCCAGTACGCTCGTCTCCATCGCCTGCTACGGCTTCCCGGCGGAGACCTTACCGCTGCTCTCGGAGTACCTCGCCGACGGGAACAACCCGGACGAGCCGGGCTGGTTCGTCGCCTGGCTGGTCGAGCGCGGGCCGGTCTACGCCTTCACGTTCGAGGAGGCGTGGTACGACATCGGGACGCCCGAGAGCTATCTCGAGGCGGTCTCGTGGTACCTGGACGGGGAGAACTACGTCCACCCCGACGCCACGGTCGAGCGGGCGGAGCTCGCCGGCGACGTCCACGTCATGGCGGGTGCGACCGTCGAGAACGCCCGCGTCACCCGCTCGGTCGTCTTCGAGGACGCCGTGGTGCGCAACGGCGAGATCAGGGACACGCTGATCGACCGGGAGACACAGGTCCAGGGGATCGACCTCTCCGGTGCGGTGATCGGCGCGCACACGAAGCTCAACGCCAGCTGA
- a CDS encoding DUF7095 family protein: protein MERAAAVARVERLVETVERERMPVPVREIWVYGDVALGLDPVERLDVYLTKDLLLGGERATDLDDEFGVEGIGSTVSAEWAREFPEHVRANDNGYAAPERCLATHLTDRDEPIHLEVCNASFEDNVTQRLRGAMARGAYDQILDPRGVCLWIDGTRSEEAFRKLRGSAFAFPVLSEALSMIGMDEEEAEEAAAAIQAYRREQRGRSVRGDVV from the coding sequence ATGGAGCGAGCGGCGGCGGTCGCGAGGGTCGAACGGCTCGTCGAGACGGTAGAGCGCGAGCGGATGCCGGTCCCGGTGCGAGAGATCTGGGTCTACGGCGACGTCGCGCTCGGCCTCGACCCGGTCGAGCGCCTCGACGTCTACCTCACGAAGGACCTCCTGCTCGGTGGTGAGCGCGCGACCGACCTCGACGACGAGTTCGGGGTGGAGGGGATCGGTTCGACCGTCTCGGCCGAGTGGGCACGCGAGTTCCCCGAGCACGTCCGGGCGAACGACAACGGCTACGCCGCGCCCGAGCGGTGTCTCGCCACCCACCTCACGGACAGGGACGAACCGATCCACCTGGAGGTCTGCAACGCGAGTTTCGAGGACAACGTCACCCAGCGCCTGCGCGGGGCGATGGCGCGCGGAGCCTACGACCAGATCCTCGACCCTCGCGGGGTCTGTCTCTGGATCGACGGGACGCGAAGCGAGGAGGCGTTCCGCAAACTCCGAGGGAGCGCGTTCGCCTTTCCGGTGCTCTCGGAGGCGCTCTCGATGATCGGGATGGACGAGGAGGAGGCCGAGGAGGCAGCGGCGGCGATCCAGGCCTATCGTCGCGAACAGCGCGGCCGAAGCGTCCGCGGCGACGTGGTCTGA
- a CDS encoding DUF373 family protein — protein sequence MSTLVVCLDRSGEIAARAGLSAPIVGWEAVRSLVVDVGLADPEDAGVNCLLEALRISRELSDEGEETLVALVSGSGDSVVSADRAVAAQIDSLLSENEIESAVVVIDSAETERLVPIVESRVRVDSVDRVVVRQARDIESTYYFLKQFLADEELRRTTLVPLGIALLVLPAIVTYTSLVVGIAAITAAMGLFLLYKGLGVDTLVARVPGSVQNALYSGQVSVVTYAVAGGLALIGAFAGAIGVSGLENTEGYLLPVMRFVFDSVPWLAAAALVASTGRLLDEWIREGPVSAAYVNLPFGVVALGLVVRGVSAYILQQSALLSLTRVPPMDIGVVSVEGFSLSPLQHLAAFIALGILVSLLGMYTGNAFGEARGVEREAEPDLLD from the coding sequence GTGAGCACGCTGGTCGTCTGCCTCGACCGGTCGGGCGAGATCGCCGCCCGTGCGGGGCTCTCCGCGCCGATCGTGGGCTGGGAGGCGGTGCGCTCGCTCGTCGTCGACGTCGGCCTCGCCGACCCCGAGGACGCGGGCGTCAACTGCCTGCTCGAGGCGCTGCGGATCAGCCGCGAACTCTCCGACGAGGGCGAGGAGACGCTCGTCGCGCTCGTCTCCGGGAGCGGCGACTCCGTCGTGAGCGCCGACCGGGCGGTCGCCGCCCAGATCGACTCGCTGCTCTCGGAGAACGAGATCGAGTCGGCGGTCGTCGTCATCGACAGCGCCGAGACGGAGCGTCTCGTCCCGATCGTCGAGAGCCGGGTACGCGTCGACTCGGTGGATCGGGTCGTCGTCAGGCAGGCCCGCGACATCGAGTCGACGTACTACTTCCTCAAGCAGTTCCTCGCCGACGAGGAGCTCAGGCGGACGACGCTCGTCCCGCTCGGGATCGCCCTGCTCGTCCTGCCCGCGATCGTCACCTACACGAGCCTCGTCGTCGGTATCGCCGCGATCACGGCCGCGATGGGGCTGTTCCTGCTCTACAAGGGCCTCGGCGTCGACACGCTGGTCGCACGCGTTCCCGGGAGCGTCCAGAACGCGCTCTACTCCGGGCAGGTGTCGGTCGTCACCTACGCCGTCGCCGGCGGCCTCGCGCTGATCGGGGCGTTCGCCGGCGCGATCGGCGTCTCCGGACTCGAGAACACCGAGGGCTACCTCCTCCCGGTCATGCGGTTCGTCTTCGACAGCGTTCCCTGGCTCGCCGCGGCAGCGCTCGTCGCCTCGACCGGCCGGCTACTCGACGAGTGGATCCGCGAGGGTCCCGTCTCCGCGGCGTACGTCAACCTCCCGTTCGGCGTGGTCGCGCTGGGACTCGTCGTTCGCGGGGTCTCGGCCTACATCCTCCAACAGAGCGCGCTCCTCTCGCTGACGCGGGTCCCGCCGATGGACATCGGCGTCGTCTCGGTCGAGGGCTTTTCGCTCTCGCCGCTACAGCACCTCGCGGCGTTCATCGCCCTCGGTATCCTCGTCAGTCTGCTCGGGATGTACACCGGCAACGCCTTCGGCGAGGCGCGGGGGGTCGAACGCGAGGCCGAACCCGACCTGCTCGACTAG
- the ncsA gene encoding tRNA 2-thiolation protein NcsA, translated as MECTKCGHEAVMHAAYSGQHLCSAHFLASVERRVTRRVREDGLLSDDATPGSPETWVIGLSGGKDSVVLTRILHDTFDEDPRVELVGLTIHEGIEGYRDRSLDACVELAEDLGIRHEVVTYEGEFGIRMDDVVEADPENMAACAYCGVFRRDALSRYADELGADKLLTGHNLDDEAQSALMNFLEGDLAQMAKHFEASLGGFDERTDQSAFVPRAKPLRDVPEKEVALYAHLADLPVHMAECPHSSEAYRGEIQRLLYGLEENHPGTRHSIMAGYEELAGILAAEYDERGTDLTECERCGSTTTGEVCRKCSLLAALEAV; from the coding sequence ATGGAGTGTACGAAGTGCGGCCACGAGGCGGTCATGCACGCGGCGTACTCGGGGCAGCACCTCTGTTCGGCACACTTCCTGGCCTCCGTCGAGCGCCGGGTCACGCGCAGGGTTCGGGAGGACGGTCTGCTCTCGGACGACGCCACGCCCGGCTCGCCCGAGACGTGGGTGATCGGGCTCTCGGGGGGTAAGGACAGCGTCGTTCTCACGCGGATCCTCCACGACACCTTCGACGAGGACCCGCGGGTCGAGCTGGTGGGGCTGACGATTCACGAGGGGATCGAGGGCTACCGCGACAGGAGCCTCGACGCTTGTGTCGAGCTCGCCGAGGATCTGGGGATCCGCCACGAGGTCGTCACCTACGAGGGGGAGTTCGGGATCCGGATGGACGACGTCGTCGAAGCGGACCCCGAGAACATGGCCGCTTGCGCCTACTGCGGGGTGTTCCGCCGCGACGCACTCTCTCGGTACGCCGACGAACTCGGTGCCGACAAGCTGCTCACGGGTCACAACCTCGACGACGAGGCCCAGAGCGCGCTGATGAACTTCCTGGAGGGTGACCTCGCCCAGATGGCCAAACACTTCGAGGCCTCATTGGGCGGGTTCGACGAGAGAACGGACCAGTCGGCGTTCGTCCCACGGGCGAAGCCGCTCCGTGACGTCCCCGAGAAGGAGGTGGCCCTCTACGCACACCTCGCCGATCTCCCGGTCCACATGGCCGAGTGTCCGCACTCGAGCGAAGCGTACAGGGGAGAGATCCAGCGGCTGCTCTACGGGCTGGAAGAGAACCACCCCGGAACCAGACACTCGATCATGGCCGGCTACGAGGAGCTTGCGGGGATCCTCGCGGCCGAGTACGACGAGCGGGGTACGGACCTCACCGAGTGCGAACGGTGCGGGTCGACGACCACCGGCGAGGTCTGTCGGAAGTGTTCGCTGCTCGCGGCACTCGAGGCAGTGTAG
- a CDS encoding diphthine--ammonia ligase — protein MSNDGAWISLFSGGKDSSWALYRALEEGLPVSRLVTVHPSEDSYMYHVPATELTALAAESIGISLSEVDPGDLAATDAVDASAQGDAEIEPLEAALVALAESEPAGIAGVTAGAVESEFQTNRIEAMCERLGCELFAPLWQREPSVLAREMIEAGFEIHVVQVAAAGLDESWLGRTLDEEALSDLETLNDRYGVHVLGEGGEFETLVVAGPHMDRRIEYEAGTEWDGTRGRLRITDARLS, from the coding sequence ATGTCGAACGACGGCGCGTGGATCTCGCTCTTCTCGGGGGGGAAGGACTCCTCGTGGGCGCTCTATCGCGCACTGGAGGAGGGACTTCCCGTCTCCCGGCTGGTGACGGTCCACCCCTCCGAGGACTCCTACATGTACCACGTCCCCGCGACGGAGCTGACGGCGCTGGCCGCCGAGAGCATCGGCATCTCGCTCTCCGAGGTCGATCCCGGTGACCTCGCTGCGACGGACGCGGTCGACGCGAGCGCACAGGGCGACGCGGAAATCGAACCGCTCGAAGCCGCGCTCGTCGCGCTCGCGGAGAGCGAACCCGCAGGGATCGCCGGCGTCACCGCCGGGGCGGTCGAGAGCGAGTTCCAGACGAACAGGATAGAAGCGATGTGCGAGCGGCTCGGCTGCGAGCTGTTCGCCCCGCTCTGGCAGCGAGAGCCCTCGGTGCTCGCCAGGGAGATGATAGAGGCAGGGTTCGAGATCCACGTCGTCCAGGTCGCCGCTGCCGGCCTCGACGAGTCCTGGCTCGGCCGAACCCTCGACGAGGAGGCGCTCTCCGACCTCGAGACACTGAACGACCGCTACGGCGTCCACGTCCTCGGCGAGGGCGGCGAGTTCGAGACGCTCGTCGTCGCCGGCCCGCACATGGACCGGCGGATCGAGTACGAGGCGGGGACGGAGTGGGACGGGACGAGGGGCCGGCTGCGGATCACCGACGCCCGGCTCTCCTGA
- the sppA gene encoding signal peptide peptidase SppA encodes MSALTDRLPRSVLAASGVTLFAGVAVVPRVLRRFRTEPIGVAEVGVDGPIVRERPRRPLRGGTSAAAADAVVEQIEAADEDDSIEGLLVRLNTPGGQVVPSDDIRLAIERFDGPTVAYATDVCGSGGYWIASACDELFAREASIVGSIGVIGSRVNATELADRVGLSYERFAAGDYKDAGVPLREIDEDEREYLQGLIDDIYEQFVDRVTEGRSLDPETVRETEARVYLGTDALDLGLVDALGTRDDATDRLAELLGADEVDVEAFEPPQGLLARLRGGAESSAYAFGAGLASAAVGDPDRELEIRL; translated from the coding sequence ATGAGCGCTCTTACCGACCGACTCCCCCGATCCGTCCTCGCCGCCTCCGGCGTGACGCTGTTCGCCGGCGTCGCCGTCGTCCCGCGCGTCCTCCGCCGGTTTCGCACCGAACCGATCGGCGTCGCGGAGGTGGGCGTCGACGGCCCGATCGTGCGGGAGCGACCACGCAGACCGCTTCGCGGCGGAACGAGCGCTGCCGCGGCCGACGCCGTCGTCGAGCAGATCGAGGCGGCCGACGAGGACGACTCGATCGAGGGGCTGCTCGTCCGGCTGAACACGCCCGGCGGGCAGGTCGTCCCGAGCGACGACATCCGTCTCGCGATCGAGCGATTCGACGGGCCGACCGTGGCGTACGCGACCGACGTCTGCGGTTCGGGTGGGTACTGGATCGCGAGCGCCTGTGACGAACTGTTCGCGCGCGAGGCGAGCATCGTCGGCTCGATCGGCGTGATCGGCTCGCGGGTGAACGCCACCGAACTCGCCGACCGGGTCGGGCTCTCCTACGAGCGCTTCGCCGCCGGGGACTACAAGGACGCGGGTGTTCCCCTGCGGGAGATCGACGAGGACGAGCGCGAGTACCTCCAGGGGCTGATCGACGACATCTACGAGCAGTTCGTCGACCGGGTCACGGAGGGGCGGAGCCTCGACCCGGAGACGGTGCGTGAGACCGAGGCCCGCGTCTACCTCGGCACCGACGCGCTCGACCTGGGGCTGGTCGACGCGCTCGGAACGCGCGACGACGCGACCGATCGCCTCGCAGAACTGCTGGGCGCCGACGAGGTCGACGTCGAGGCGTTCGAACCCCCACAGGGGCTGCTCGCGCGGCTCAGGGGCGGGGCGGAGTCGAGCGCATACGCCTTCGGCGCTGGGCTCGCGAGCGCGGCCGTCGGCGACCCGGACAGAGAGCTCGAGATTCGGCTGTAG